One genomic window of Salvia miltiorrhiza cultivar Shanhuang (shh) chromosome 4, IMPLAD_Smil_shh, whole genome shotgun sequence includes the following:
- the LOC131021852 gene encoding GPI ethanolamine phosphate transferase 2 isoform X1, which produces MPARMGSDYSLTCKRLTLFTVSAVVIQMIGLYLFIVGFFPVKPSLSGMSGLESFYPPGVDSIHLDNNISTLPPEKLKSLYQELSGVPPLYDRLILMVIDGLPAEFLLGKDGEPPPKVFMEAMPYTQSLLASGLAIGFHAKAAPPTVTMPRLKAMVSGAIGGFLDVASNFNTQAFLEDNLIAQFRRIGWKMTMLGDETWLKLFPNMFNRHDGVSSFFVKDTIEVDYNVSRHLTNELCCTDWDLLILHYLGLDHVGHIGGRNSVLMCPKLTEMDKVIERIHSSITLTQEMNQRGTLLVVVSDHGMTDGGNHGGSSYEETDSLALFISAEKITDAENSKEAYQVDIASTLALLFGVPIPKNNVGTVMTDVFSSLKEAEQQLRILELNSWQLLRLLQTHFAEFECERFLCESANGKNDGAERFCCSYLAANKLHESWKSKNSVRSINGDDYGSIVMAYHDFLGIAGKWLSSRSTDKPFVLLALGIAAMLLSCLVFMSLLFLLGRENNFKGSEYVSCIDDKTHTWHLEEKFIVAVMFILVLSMASSSMVEEEQYIWHFMTSSFYLILLRKAIQSITNGSALTLTSGQKVRIIHSIYCIIAVLLCRRILRGWHQGGVNWSYLPDISKLLAQAGTVPMKSLHLLSLVLVSVTCSAVLLAMRLRTKLVLFLLLIYCVPVLIILEQILKYQDGTFTSSSIQSTAMIQIFYALIGINTVGILVAFPWLMLIRDPKTARDISKLSDDALQESQCELQFGGIRESIYVIGWCFVFSWSLLQLLLQQPINSMPTYLLLVQILATLRYFSEGGIHLKHWVKVAALYYLGMAGHFGLGNTNTLATIDVAGAFIGMSSHSTVISGILMFIITYASPMLALLSTLMDVSVVDTRALANSRDVCFGHLLKTTLGNPCLVPLGLNSIVLLAYTIILLLMRNHLFVWSVFSPKYLYVCGTTACVYIGVLIMALTVTYACIVRTFRVA; this is translated from the exons ATGCCAGCAAGAATGGGTAGTGACTACTCTTTGACATGCAAAAGGCTAACTCTTTTCACAGTTTCAGCTGTGGTGATCCAGATGATTGGTTTATATCTTTTCATCGTTGGTTTCTTTCCGGTGAAGCCTTCTCTCTCCGGCATGAG TGGATTGGAGAGCTTCTATCCGCCGGGTGTCGATTCGATTCATTTGGATAATAATATTTCTACCTTGCCTCCtgaaaagctcaaatcattatACCAG GAACTATCTGGTGTTCCTCCATTGTATGATAGATTAATATTAATG GTCATTGATGGATTGCCAGCTGAATTTCTTCTTGGAAAGGATGGGGAGCCTCCCCCTAAGGTTTTTATGGAAGCGATGCCATATACACAGTCATTATTGGCTAGTGGATTGGCAATTGGCTTTCATGCAAAGGCTGCACCTCCAACTGTTACAATGCCTCGCCTAAAG GCTATGGTTTCTGGAGCTATAGGGGGATTCCTTGATGTTGCTTCTAATTTTAATACCCAAGCATTTTTGGAGGATAACCTTATTG CTCAGTTTCGCAGGATTGGATGGAAAATGACGATGCTTGGTGATGAAACATGGCTTAAGCTATTTCCAAATATGTTTAACAGGCATGATGGAGTTAGCAGTTTCTTT GTCAAAGACACGATTGAAGTGGATTATAATGTTTCGAGACACTTGACAAATGAGCTTTGCTGTACTGACTGGGATCTTCTG ATTCTTCATTATCTTGGATTGGATCATGTTGGACATATTGGTGGACGTAATAG TGTCTTGATGTGCCCCAAACTGACGGAGATGGACAAAGTAATTGAAAGGATTCATTCAAGTATCACATTAACTCAAGAAATGAACCAAAGAGGGACACTTTTG GTGGTAGTAAGTGATCATGGCATGACGGATGGTGGTAATCATGGAGGGTCTTCATACGAGGAAACAGATTCTTTGGCACTTTTCATTAGTGCTGAAAAAATCACTGATGCTGAAAATAGTAAAGAAGCTTACCAG GTTGACATCGCCTCAACATTGGCTCTCCTCTTTGGTGTACCAATTCCAAAAAATAATGTTGGCACTGTGATGACTGATGTTTTCTCATCTCTCAAag AAGCTGAACAACAGCTGAGGATACTAGAGCTAAATTCTTGGCAATTGCTGAGGCTACTACAAACCCACTTCGCCGAATTTGAATGTGAAAGATTCTTATGTGAGTCTGCAAATGGTAAAAATGATGGTGCAGAGAGGTTTTGTTGCTCATATTTAGCTGCAAATAAACTCCACGAATCCTGGAAATCGAAAAATTCTGTGAG ATCCATCAATGGAGATGATTACGGGAGCATAGTTATGGCATATCATGATTTCCTTGGAATTGCCGGCAAGTGGTTATCAAGCAGATCAACTGAT AAGCCATTTGTTCTACTTGCACTGGGAATAGCAGCAATGCTTCTATCATGTTTGGTATTTATGAGCCTCCTTTTCCTCCTTGGGCGAGAGAATAATTTCAAGGGAAGTGAATACGTGTCTTGTATTGATGACAAGACTCACACATGGCATTTAGAGGAAAAATTTATTGTGGCTGTAATGTTTATCCTCGTATTAAGTATGGCTTCTAGTTCTATGGTAGAGGAAGAGCAATACATTTGGCACTTCATGACTTCTTCATTTTATTTGATCTTGCTTAGAAAGGCTATACAGTCCATCACCAATGGCAGTGCACTCACTTTGACGTCGGGGCAAAAAGTAAGAATAATCCATAGCATATATTGCATCATTGCAGTTCTACTATGTAGGAGAATTCTCAGAGGCTGGCATCAGGGTGGTGTCAACTGGTCTTATCTACCAGACATTTCAAAGCTACTTGCGCAGGCAGGAACTGTTCCTATGAAGTCCCTGCATTTGTTATCATTGGTCCTTGTTAGTGTCACATGTTCAGCTGTTCTTTTGGCAATGCGGTTGAGAACTAAGCTAGTCTTGTTCTTACTGCTGATTTACTGTGTTCCTGTGCTGATCATTTTGGAGCAAATTTTGAAATACCAAGATGGCACATTCACATCTTCAAGCATTCAGAGTACTGCAatgattcaaatattttatgcaCTTATAGGGATTAATACTGTGGGGATCCTTGTTGCTTTTCCGTGGTTGATGCTAATCAGAGATCCTAAAACCGCTAGAGACATCTCAAAATTATCTGATGATGCTTTACAAGAAAGTCAATGTGAGCTTCAGTTTGGCGGCATTAGAGAATCTATATATGTAATTGGCTGGTGTTTTGTATTCTCTTGGTCTTTATTACAACTTCTGCTGCAACAGCCTATAAATTCAATGCCCACATATTTACTTCTTGTGCAAATTCTGGCTACCCTACGCTATTTTTCTGAGGGTGGCATTCATCTCAAGCACTGGGTTAAG GTTGCTGCTCTGTACTACTTGGGAATGGCCGGCCACTTTGGTCTTGGTAATACCAACACTCTTGCTACAATTGATGTTGCTGGGGCTTTCATT GGCATGTCGAGCCACTCAACTGTGATTTCTGGTATTTTGATGTTTATTATCACATATGCCTCCCCAATGTTAGCTCTTCTTAGCACATTGATGGATGTTTCCGTGGTGGATACAAGAGCACTTGCCAACTCCCGGGATGTTTGTTTCGGGCATCTTCTGAAGACCACACTGGGGAATCCTTGTCTAGTTCCACTCGGTCTGAATTCCATTGTCCTACTCGCATACACAATCATATTGCTTCTAATGAGAAACCACTTATTTGTTTGGAGCGTCTTCTCCCCAAA GTATCTCTACGTTTGTGGCACAACGGCCTGTGTCTACATTGGTGTATTGATCATGGCCTTGACTGTAACTTACGCATGCATTGTTAGGACTTTTCGAGTGGCATGA
- the LOC131021852 gene encoding GPI ethanolamine phosphate transferase 2 isoform X2, whose amino-acid sequence MPARMGSDYSLTCKRLTLFTVSAVVIQMIGLYLFIVGFFPVKPSLSGMSGLESFYPPGVDSIHLDNNISTLPPEKLKSLYQELSGVPPLYDRLILMVIDGLPAEFLLGKDGEPPPKVFMEAMPYTQSLLASGLAIGFHAKAAPPTVTMPRLKAMVSGAIGGFLDVASNFNTQAFLEDNLIAQFRRIGWKMTMLGDETWLKLFPNMFNRHDGVSSFFVKDTIEVDYNVSRHLTNELCCTDWDLLILHYLGLDHVGHIGGRNSVLMCPKLTEMDKVIERIHSSITLTQEMNQRGTLLVVVSDHGMTDGGNHGGSSYEETDSLALFISAEKITDAENSKEAYQVDIASTLALLFGVPIPKNNVGTVMTDVFSSLKAEQQLRILELNSWQLLRLLQTHFAEFECERFLCESANGKNDGAERFCCSYLAANKLHESWKSKNSVRSINGDDYGSIVMAYHDFLGIAGKWLSSRSTDKPFVLLALGIAAMLLSCLVFMSLLFLLGRENNFKGSEYVSCIDDKTHTWHLEEKFIVAVMFILVLSMASSSMVEEEQYIWHFMTSSFYLILLRKAIQSITNGSALTLTSGQKVRIIHSIYCIIAVLLCRRILRGWHQGGVNWSYLPDISKLLAQAGTVPMKSLHLLSLVLVSVTCSAVLLAMRLRTKLVLFLLLIYCVPVLIILEQILKYQDGTFTSSSIQSTAMIQIFYALIGINTVGILVAFPWLMLIRDPKTARDISKLSDDALQESQCELQFGGIRESIYVIGWCFVFSWSLLQLLLQQPINSMPTYLLLVQILATLRYFSEGGIHLKHWVKVAALYYLGMAGHFGLGNTNTLATIDVAGAFIGMSSHSTVISGILMFIITYASPMLALLSTLMDVSVVDTRALANSRDVCFGHLLKTTLGNPCLVPLGLNSIVLLAYTIILLLMRNHLFVWSVFSPKYLYVCGTTACVYIGVLIMALTVTYACIVRTFRVA is encoded by the exons ATGCCAGCAAGAATGGGTAGTGACTACTCTTTGACATGCAAAAGGCTAACTCTTTTCACAGTTTCAGCTGTGGTGATCCAGATGATTGGTTTATATCTTTTCATCGTTGGTTTCTTTCCGGTGAAGCCTTCTCTCTCCGGCATGAG TGGATTGGAGAGCTTCTATCCGCCGGGTGTCGATTCGATTCATTTGGATAATAATATTTCTACCTTGCCTCCtgaaaagctcaaatcattatACCAG GAACTATCTGGTGTTCCTCCATTGTATGATAGATTAATATTAATG GTCATTGATGGATTGCCAGCTGAATTTCTTCTTGGAAAGGATGGGGAGCCTCCCCCTAAGGTTTTTATGGAAGCGATGCCATATACACAGTCATTATTGGCTAGTGGATTGGCAATTGGCTTTCATGCAAAGGCTGCACCTCCAACTGTTACAATGCCTCGCCTAAAG GCTATGGTTTCTGGAGCTATAGGGGGATTCCTTGATGTTGCTTCTAATTTTAATACCCAAGCATTTTTGGAGGATAACCTTATTG CTCAGTTTCGCAGGATTGGATGGAAAATGACGATGCTTGGTGATGAAACATGGCTTAAGCTATTTCCAAATATGTTTAACAGGCATGATGGAGTTAGCAGTTTCTTT GTCAAAGACACGATTGAAGTGGATTATAATGTTTCGAGACACTTGACAAATGAGCTTTGCTGTACTGACTGGGATCTTCTG ATTCTTCATTATCTTGGATTGGATCATGTTGGACATATTGGTGGACGTAATAG TGTCTTGATGTGCCCCAAACTGACGGAGATGGACAAAGTAATTGAAAGGATTCATTCAAGTATCACATTAACTCAAGAAATGAACCAAAGAGGGACACTTTTG GTGGTAGTAAGTGATCATGGCATGACGGATGGTGGTAATCATGGAGGGTCTTCATACGAGGAAACAGATTCTTTGGCACTTTTCATTAGTGCTGAAAAAATCACTGATGCTGAAAATAGTAAAGAAGCTTACCAG GTTGACATCGCCTCAACATTGGCTCTCCTCTTTGGTGTACCAATTCCAAAAAATAATGTTGGCACTGTGATGACTGATGTTTTCTCATCTCTCAAag CTGAACAACAGCTGAGGATACTAGAGCTAAATTCTTGGCAATTGCTGAGGCTACTACAAACCCACTTCGCCGAATTTGAATGTGAAAGATTCTTATGTGAGTCTGCAAATGGTAAAAATGATGGTGCAGAGAGGTTTTGTTGCTCATATTTAGCTGCAAATAAACTCCACGAATCCTGGAAATCGAAAAATTCTGTGAG ATCCATCAATGGAGATGATTACGGGAGCATAGTTATGGCATATCATGATTTCCTTGGAATTGCCGGCAAGTGGTTATCAAGCAGATCAACTGAT AAGCCATTTGTTCTACTTGCACTGGGAATAGCAGCAATGCTTCTATCATGTTTGGTATTTATGAGCCTCCTTTTCCTCCTTGGGCGAGAGAATAATTTCAAGGGAAGTGAATACGTGTCTTGTATTGATGACAAGACTCACACATGGCATTTAGAGGAAAAATTTATTGTGGCTGTAATGTTTATCCTCGTATTAAGTATGGCTTCTAGTTCTATGGTAGAGGAAGAGCAATACATTTGGCACTTCATGACTTCTTCATTTTATTTGATCTTGCTTAGAAAGGCTATACAGTCCATCACCAATGGCAGTGCACTCACTTTGACGTCGGGGCAAAAAGTAAGAATAATCCATAGCATATATTGCATCATTGCAGTTCTACTATGTAGGAGAATTCTCAGAGGCTGGCATCAGGGTGGTGTCAACTGGTCTTATCTACCAGACATTTCAAAGCTACTTGCGCAGGCAGGAACTGTTCCTATGAAGTCCCTGCATTTGTTATCATTGGTCCTTGTTAGTGTCACATGTTCAGCTGTTCTTTTGGCAATGCGGTTGAGAACTAAGCTAGTCTTGTTCTTACTGCTGATTTACTGTGTTCCTGTGCTGATCATTTTGGAGCAAATTTTGAAATACCAAGATGGCACATTCACATCTTCAAGCATTCAGAGTACTGCAatgattcaaatattttatgcaCTTATAGGGATTAATACTGTGGGGATCCTTGTTGCTTTTCCGTGGTTGATGCTAATCAGAGATCCTAAAACCGCTAGAGACATCTCAAAATTATCTGATGATGCTTTACAAGAAAGTCAATGTGAGCTTCAGTTTGGCGGCATTAGAGAATCTATATATGTAATTGGCTGGTGTTTTGTATTCTCTTGGTCTTTATTACAACTTCTGCTGCAACAGCCTATAAATTCAATGCCCACATATTTACTTCTTGTGCAAATTCTGGCTACCCTACGCTATTTTTCTGAGGGTGGCATTCATCTCAAGCACTGGGTTAAG GTTGCTGCTCTGTACTACTTGGGAATGGCCGGCCACTTTGGTCTTGGTAATACCAACACTCTTGCTACAATTGATGTTGCTGGGGCTTTCATT GGCATGTCGAGCCACTCAACTGTGATTTCTGGTATTTTGATGTTTATTATCACATATGCCTCCCCAATGTTAGCTCTTCTTAGCACATTGATGGATGTTTCCGTGGTGGATACAAGAGCACTTGCCAACTCCCGGGATGTTTGTTTCGGGCATCTTCTGAAGACCACACTGGGGAATCCTTGTCTAGTTCCACTCGGTCTGAATTCCATTGTCCTACTCGCATACACAATCATATTGCTTCTAATGAGAAACCACTTATTTGTTTGGAGCGTCTTCTCCCCAAA GTATCTCTACGTTTGTGGCACAACGGCCTGTGTCTACATTGGTGTATTGATCATGGCCTTGACTGTAACTTACGCATGCATTGTTAGGACTTTTCGAGTGGCATGA
- the LOC131021851 gene encoding LOW QUALITY PROTEIN: kinesin-like protein KIN-14B (The sequence of the model RefSeq protein was modified relative to this genomic sequence to represent the inferred CDS: deleted 1 base in 1 codon), producing the protein MGSNNRWNWEVAGFEPRKSVEQRDDYRRVPVAPRRYSMSISSPSDLSKQVLNSKFVRLNDKVKLVREDYLQLRQEAMDLQEYSSAKLDRVTRYLGVLADKTRKLDQAALETEARIFPLLSEKKKLFNDLLTAKGNVKVFCRVRPLFEEEGPDIVEFPDDYTLRINTEDDSLSNPKKDFEFDRVYGPHVGQADLFADIQPFVQSAFDGFNVSLFAYGQTSSGKTHTMEGSSHDRGLYARSFEELFDLSNSDATSTSRYSFSVSVFDLYNEQITDLLLESGSTQPKVCIGTLDYVVELVQEKVENPLEFNRILKTAFHNRGTDTLKFKVSHLIVIIHIYYTNLITGDNIYSKLSLVDLAGSESTRVDETGERATELLHVLKSLSALGDVLASLTSKKDDIPYENSVLTKVLADSLGGSSITLMIVNICPNVPSMSETLSSLNFSSRARNAMLSLGNRDTIKKWKDIANDARKELLEKEKEVSDLKLEERGLKQDLKHANDQCVLLFNEVQKAWKVSFTLQSDLKTENIMLADKFKIEKDQNLQLRNQITQFLQVEQEQKLKIEEKDSAIQMLQAKLKSVESQLSEALLINETRTTNGSISKAEENSSNKATGDDMDSTAVTKRLEDELKKRDALIERLHEENEKLFERLTEKASLAGSPQVSSPSPRGPLSQSRDLQRNENNNAKGRPGDGVSPLASEKTERAIALVKTGTDIVKTTPAGEYLTSALNDFDPEQYDSLAAISDGANKLLMLVLAAVIKAGASREHEILAEIRDAVFAFIRKMEPRRVMDTMLVSRVRILYIRSLLARSPELQSIKVAPVERFLEKPNNGRSRSSSRSSSPGRSPVRYDSSSRNMLVEDQIQGFKVNIKPEKKSKLSSVVLKIRGIDQETWRQHITGGKLREITEEAKSYSIGNKALAALFVHTPAGELQRQIRNWLAENFDFLSVADDTVAGATGQLELLSTAIMDGWMAGLGAAQPPNTDALGQLLSEYARRLYTSQLQHLKDIAGTLATEAAEDSAQVAKLRSALESVDHKRRKILQQMKNDVEMLNLESGAAPIRNPSTAAEDARLASLISLDGILKQVKDLMRQASVNVLSKSKKRSMLVSLDELSEQMPSLLDIDHPCAQRHISEARDAVESTAEEDDKLLEAPPGSKLSADTTHSSETDVAQWNVLQFNTGSTTPFIIKCGANSKSELVVKADARVQEPKGGEIVRVVPRPSVLEQMSLEVMKDVFAQLPEALSLLALARTADGTRARYSRLYRTLAMKVPALRDLVGELEKGGVLKDIKS; encoded by the exons ATGGGGAGCAATAACCGGTGGAACTGGGAGGTGGCGGGGTTCGAGCCGAGGAAATCGGTGGAGCAGAGAGATGATTACCGGAGGGTGCCGGTGGCGCCGCGCCGCTACTCGATGTCGATATCGTCGCCGTCGGACCTGTCCAAGCAAGTCCTCAACTCCAAGTTCGTACGGTTGAACGACAAAGTCAAG CTTGTCAGAGAAGATTACTTGCAGTTAAGACAAGAAGCCATGGATCTTCAAGAATATTCCAGTGCAAAACTTGATCGAGTGACACGTTATTTAGGCGTACTGGCTGATAAGACTCGTAAACTAG ATCAGGCTGCCCTTGAAACAGAAGCTAGAATCTTTCCACTGCTATCTGAGAAGAAAAAGCTGTTTAATGACTTATTGACGGCCAAAG GGAATGTAAAGGTGTTTTGTCGTGTAAGGCCTCTATTTGAAGAGGAGGGCCCAGATATTGTAGAATTTCCTGATGATTATACTCTACGGATAAACACCGAAGATGACAGTCTCTCCAATCCAAAGAAGGATTTTGAGTTTGACAGGGTTTATGGGCCTCATGTTGGACAAG CCGATCTCTTTGCTGATATTCAGCCATTTGTTCAGTCAGCATTTGATGGATTTAATGTTTCTCTATTTGCATATGGGCAGACCTCGTCAGGAAAGACGCACACTATG GAAGGATCTAGTCATGATCGTGGTCTATATGCTCGATCTTTTGAGGAGCTCTTTGATTTATCCAACTCAGATGCAACTTCAACTTCTCGATATAGTTTCTCAGTTTCAGTCTTTGACCTTTATAATGAACAG ATAACAGATTTGCTTCTGGAATCTGGAAGTACTCAACCAAAGGTCTGCATTGGAACATTGGATTATGTTGTAGAACTTGTCCAGGAAAAAGTTGAGAACCCGTTAGAGTTCAACAGGATTCTCAAAACAGCTTTTCACAATCGAGGAACTGACACCTTGAAGTTTAAAGTTTCCCATCT GATtgtcattatacacatatactATACGAACTTGATCACAGGTGACAATATATACAGCAAGCTTTCTCTAGTGGATTTGGCTGGAAGTGAGAGTACGAGAGTAGATGAAACTGGTGAACGTGCAACAGAATTGCTGCATGTCTTAAAGTCCCTCTCAGC ATTGGGTGATGTTTTGGCATCCCTAACATCAAAGAAGGATGATATTCCATATGAGAACTCAGTGCTAACAAAAGTTCTTGCAGATTCACTAG GTGGAAGCTCAATAACATTGATGATTGTTAACATCTGCCCTAATGTGCCCAGCATGTCTGAGACACTGTCTTCCCTTAATTTTTCTTCTAGAGCCCGAAATGCTATGTTGAGCCTTGGGAATCGAGATACAATCAAGAAATGGAAAGATATT GCCAATGATGCACGTAAAGAATTGCTTGAAAAGGAAAAGGAAGTCAGTGACTTGAAGCTAGAA GAGCGGGGCTTAAAACAAGATTTAAAGCATGCAAATGACCAGTGTGTTCTACTCTTCAATGAAGTTCAGAAAGCCTGGAAAGTTTCTTTCACATTGCAGTCAGATTTAAAG ACAGAGAATATAATGCTTGCAGATAAGTTTAAGATAGAGAAGGATCAGAACCTGCAATTACGGAACCAAATAACTCAGTTTTTACAAGTGGAGCAAGAGCagaaattgaagatagaagaaAAGGATTCAGCAATTCAAATGTTGCAG GCCAAACTAAAGAGCGTTGAGTCACAACTGAGTGAAGCTCTTCTTATCAATGAGACAAGGACAACAAATGGCTCTATATCGAAGGCTGAAGAGAACTCAAGCAACAAAGCCACAGGGGATGACATGGATTCTACTGCTGTTACTAAGAGACTTGAGGACGAACTGAAGAAACGGGATGCACTCATTGAG AGGTTGCATGAAGAGAATGAGAAGTTGTTTGAGAGACTGACTGAGAAAGCTTCTTTAGCTGGATCTCCACAG GTATCAAGCCCATCTCCCAGGGGACCACTTAGTCAGTCTCGTGACTTGCAAAG AAATGAGAATAACAATGCCAAAGGACGCCCTGGTGATGGCGTTTCACCTTTAGCCTCTGAAAAGACGGAGAGAGCTATTGCATTGGTTAAGACTGGCACTGACATCGTCAAAACTACACCAGCTGGTGAATATCTTACTTCTGCCCTGAATGATTTTGATCCAGAACAATATGACAGCCTTGCTGCAATCTCAGATGGGGCTAACAAGCTCTTGATGCTG GTATTGGCTGCAGTCATCAAGGCGGGTGCTTCTAGAGAGCACGAAATCCTTGCTGAAATAAGAGATGCTGTTTTTGCTTTTATTCGTAAAATGGAGCCCAGAAGAGTGATGGATACCATGCTTGTTTCCCGTGTTAGGATTCTCTATATACGGTCCCTGCTTGCTCGGTCACCAGAGCTACAATCAATTAAG GTTGCTCCTGTTGAGCGCTTTCTTGAGAAGCCTAATAATGGACGTAGTAGAAGCTCTAGCCGCAGTAGCAGCCCTGGAAGGTCTCCGGTCCGTTATGATTCCAGCTCGAGGAATATGCTGGTTGAGGACCAAATTCAAGGGTTTAAAGTAAATATAAAACCAGAAAAGAAGTCAAAGTTGTCATCAGTAGTACTGAAGATACGCGGAATTGATCAG GAGACATGGAGACAGCATATAACAGGTGGAAAGCTCAGGGAAATAACAGAAGAAGCAAAAAGTTACTCGATTGGAAACAAGGCTCTTGCAGCTCTTTTTGTTCATACCCCTGCTGGTGAGCTCCAGCGTCAAATCCGAAATTGGCTTGCAGAGAACTTCGATTTCCTTTCTGTTGCCGATGACACGGTAGCTGGAGCAACTGGTCAGTTGGAACTTCTCTCTACAGCAATAATGGATGGTTGGATGGCTGGACTTGGTGCTGCCCAGCCTCCGAATACCGATGCTCTTGGCCAGCTGTTATCTGAATATGCCAGACGTCTTTATACTTCACAACTGCAACATTTAAAG GATATTGCCGGTACTTTGGCGACTGAAGCAGCGGAGGACTCTGCTCAAGTAGCTAAGCTACGTTCAGCTCTCGAATCTGTTGATCACAAGAGAAGAAAG ATTTTGCAACAAATGAAAAATGATGTGGAGATGTTAAATTTGGAAAGTGGCGCTGCACCTATTCGGAATCCTTCCACTGCTGCTGAGGATGCAAGACTCGCATCGTTAATTTCCCTTGATGGCATACTGAAGCAAGTCAAG GATTTAATGAGGCAAGCTTCTGTGAATGTACTGAGTAAGAGCAAGAAGCGCTCAATGCTCGTCTCTCTAGACGAACTTTCAGAACAGATGCCTTCTTTACTCGACATTGACCATCCGTGCGCTCAGAGACATATTTCAGAAGCTCGGGATGCTGTAGAG TCGACTGCAGAAGAGGACGATAAGCTTTTGGAGGCACCACCCGGTTCCAAACTTTCCGCAGACACAACACACAGTTCTGAAACAGATGTGGCACAGTGGAACGTGTTGCAGTTCAACACGGGCTCCACTACTCCATTCATAATCAAATGCGGAGCCAACTCGAAGTCGGAACTGGTTGTGAAGGCGGATGCACGGGTACAGGAACCCAAGGGCGGGGAGATTGTACGAGTCGTTCCAAGACCAAGTGTTCTCGAACAAATGAGCCTGGAGGTGATGAAAGACGTGTTTGCGCAGCTCCCGGAGGCTCTGAGCCTGCTCGCTCTGGCTAGAACGGCAGATGGAACCCGAGCTCGATATTCCAGACTGTACAGAACTCTGGCCATGAAGGTTCCTGCACTAAGGGACCTAGTTGGTGAGCTTGAGAAGGGGGGTGTGCTCAAGGACATCAAATCATGA